Part of the Propioniciclava sp. MC1595 genome is shown below.
GTGGCCGGCGGGGCTGCGGTGGCGGCGTCCATCGCCGAGCTGCTCGCCGGGGACCACGGCTACGACGTCGTCGTCGCCACCCGCGACCACCACATCGACCCGGGGGCGCACTTCTCCGACAGCCCCGACTACGTCGACTCGTGGCCGCCGCACTGCGTCGTCGGGACGCCGGGTGCCGACTTCCACCCGAACCTCGTCAGCCACCCGGAGTTCGGCGCCCCCGACTTCGCCGGCGTCTTCGACAAGGGGCACTACACCGCGGCCTACTCGGGTTTCGAAGGCACGGACGCGGCTTCTGGGCTCGGCTTGGCCGACTTCCTGCGCGAGCGCGGGGTCACCGCGGTCGACGTGGTGGGGATCGCCACCGACCACTGCGTGAACGCCACCGCGCGCGACGCGGCGGCGGCCGGGTTCGACACCTCCGTGCTGCTCGACCTCACCGCGGCGGTCACGCCGGCGAACGTGCCCACCCTCGCCGAGGAGTGGGAGGACGAGGGCATCTGGGTGAGCGGGACCACCGAGAACCCCGAGACGAACGAGAACGCCGTCGGTCTCGAGGACTGACGCGGCCGGAGCGCGCCCCGCGATTTCCCTGAGGTGTCGCGTGGCGCCTTTGCCGGTGCGCCGCTCCGCAACGTCAAATCTGGGGCCCGAATCTTGACGGATCCGCGCCCGACAACGGCAAGAGCGCCAGGAGACACAGCCACTTCTTCGCCGAGCGTGCTCGGGGCAGGCTGATCTCCTCGCGGCCTCCAGCGGCGCATCGCCACGGCGTCGACCTCCCCGCGTGGGACGAGTCGGCGTGCGACGAGCTCGAGGAGGACACCGCCCGCGACGCCCTGACCACCCTGCGCACGCAGCTGTCCGATGCCCTGCTCGGCGAGGACGCCTCGGCCGGCCGCGAGCTCCTCAACCAGGCGCTCGACGACTGGCAGGCGCGGGTGTCCGTGGAGGAGGAACTGGCCGACCACGAGCTGCCGGGGGTGGAGGTCACGGCGTCCGCGCTGCCGCACGTGCCCCTGCCACCGTGGTACGAGCGTGACCCCACGCTGCCGCGCGACACCGCTGGGCGGTGCCCCACGCTCGGCCCGTTCCTGCTGGCGGTCGTGGGCGTCCTGCTCACCGAGGCGACGAACATCCACCTCAGCGGGTACGCCGACCGCGTCAGGCCCTGCGAGGCGCCCGACTGCCGTACCCCGTTCCTCGACGCGGGCGACGGCCGACGGCGGCGCTTCTGCTCGCCGCGGTGCCGTGCTCGACAGTCAGCCCGGGCGCGGGCACGGGTCCGGTGAGCCCCGGGGGCACGAGGCAGGCCTGCGCCAGTGTCACACCTCAGTACTGGTGCGGCTGGCTCCGGCCCAGCCGCGAGCGGATCTGGATCAGGTCGGTCGCGTGGCGCTCCAGTGCGCGGTCCTCGGGCAGGCGCGGCACCCACGGGCGCACCGGCACCTCGTGGTCGTCCTCGCCCAGGGCCGTGTAGACGATCGTGCAGTGCGTGGTGGTCTGCAGTTCGGTCCGGCGCGGGTCACCGGAGCGCACCCACACCGAGACGTGCATCTCGGAGCCGTCGGTGTAGATGAGCCGAGCGTCCACCTCGACGATGTCGCCGATGTACATGGGCCGGTAGAACCGGAACCCGCCGGCGTAGGTGGCGCGGGCGTGACCGTGGAACCACCGCTCCGCTACGAGCTTGCCGGCGGTCATGATCCAGTGCATGACGTAGCCGCCGTGCACCTTGCCGCCCCAGTTCACGTCGGTCGGCGCGGCCAGGAACCGCAGGGTCTCCCGGCAGGTCTCGGTGGCGTCCGAGTACACCTGCACCGCCATGGCTTCCTCGACCTCGCGGCGCACGGCGGTCAGCATCTGGGCGCGCTCGTTCTCCTCGCGCTCCCAGTCGTCCTCCGGCGTGAACGGGGGCACGGGCGTGGGCTTGCCGTCGGCGTCCATGGCCACGAAGACCAGCAGGCACTGGGTGTTGGTGACGCGCACGTCCTCGCGCGGGTTGTGGCTGGTGACGGTACAGACGACCTGCAGCGAGGTGCGGCCGGTGTAGACCACGCGCGCTTCGACCTCGACCATGTCGCCCACGTTGACGACGCGGTGCAGGTGGATGTTCCCGACGTAGCCGGTGACCGAGTAGTGCCCCGACCAGGCCGCGGCGGCCGCGTAGCCGGCCTTGTCGATCCACTCCAGGATCTTGCCGCCGCCCACGTAGCCGCGGACATTGGCGTCCATCGGCGCCGCGAGGAACCGCAGGACGACGCTCTTCTGGCCGCCCACGTGCGCGTGCTCGATCTCAGACAGCCTCATCGCCTCCCGATCGCGTGCACGCTGAAGTCGTTCATCACCGCGGCCAACCGGGCGGCGCGCTCGGACCGGAAGACCTCCTCCAGCGACAGCGGCTCGCCGTCGGGGCCCGACAGCGGCACGCGCCAGTTCGGGTACTCGTCGACGGTGCCCGGCTGGTTCTGCGTCTTGCGGTCGCCCACGGCGTCCGTGAGCGCGGCGCACAGCACCCGCGCCGGCGAGGCGACGATCCAGCGGTGCATGGCCAGCACCTTCTCGGCCACGTCGGTCTCGCCCTCGACGAGGAAGCCGCGCTGCACGAGCCCACGGTTCCAGGTGTCGAAGGTCCGCTCGGCCAGGGCGAGCTCCTCGTCCAGCGACTCGGTGAGCATGCCCAGGCTGTGCTGCAGCCGGATGTGGTCCAGGGCGAGGTAGCCGGCCGTCGGCGGCATGTCGTGCGTGGTGACCGACGCCATGCAGTACTCGCGGTAGGCCTCGGGAGGCAGGGGGACGCCGCCGTCCTGCATCTCGAACCAGGCCACGGACGTGCCCAGGATGCCCCGATCGCGGAGGTAGTCACGGACCCACGGCTCGACGGTGCCGAGGTCCTCGCCCACGACGAGCGCGCCGGCGCGCTGGGCCTCGAGCAGCAGGATGCCGACCATGGCCTCGTGGTTGTAGCGCACGTAGGCGCCCTCGGTCGGGGGCAGGCCCTCCGGGATCCACCACAGGCGGAACAGGCCCATGATGTGGTCGACGCGCAGGCCGCCCGAATGGCGCAGGTTGCCGGCCACCATCGCGCGGAACGGCGCGTAGCTGAGGTCCTCGAGCCGGTCCGGACGCCACGGGGCCTGGCCCCAGTCCTGGCCGAGCTGGTTGTAGTGGTCCGGCGGGGCGCCCACGCTGACGCCCTGGGCGAACGCGTCGCCGAGCACCCACGCCTCGGCGCTGGAGCGGCTCACGCCCACCGCCAGGTCGTTCATGATGCCGACCTTCATGCCGGCGGCCCGCGCGGCGGACTGCGCCTCGCGGAGCTGGTTGTCGGCCACCCACTGCAGCCAGACGAAGAAGTCGACGTCGCGGGCGTACTCGGCGGCGAAGGCGGCCACCTCGGGCGAGCTGGGCCGCAGGTACTCGGCCGGCCACTCGCGCCAGTTCAGCCCGAACGTGCTGACCAGCACGCACCAGGTCGCGAACTGCGACAGGGTGCGCCCCTCGGCGCGGACGAAGCTCTCCTTGGCCATCATCCGCACCTCGGAGAGGCCCTCGTCGTAGACGATCCGCAGCGCGGCGAGCTTGGCGAGCCAGATCGCGTTGCGCTCGATGCGGTCGGACCCGGCGAGCTGCTTGTCGAGCTCGGCCTTGATGTCGGCGATCCGCCGGCGCTTGTTCTCGTTCAGCGTCGCGTACTCGGGGATGAACTCGGGGCGCACGTACAGGGGGTTCACGTAGCGGCGCGAGCTCGGCAGGTACGGCGAGGGCTCCAGCGGCGGCATCGGCTGCGCGGCGTGGAGCGGGTTGACCAGCAGGTAGTCGGCGAAGTGCTGCGTGCCCGACCACGTGGCGAGGTCGCCGAGGTCGATCAGGTCGCCCATGCCCCACGAGTTGGCCGAGCGCACGCTGTACAGCTGCGTCGCGTAGCCCCAGACCCGGCGGTTGCCCATCGCCTCGGGGAAGCCGAGGAAGCGCGGCGTGACGACCAGCGTCTCCTCGACGGTGCTGCCCGGTGTCTCGAGGACCAGGCGGTGGTAGCCCAGCGGCAGCTCGGCGGGCAGGGCGAAGGTGGCCTCACCCACCCACGCGCCGTCGATCTCGCGGTCGGGCTCGTGGTTGTCGACCTGCCACGCCTCCCAGCGCCCGCCCTCCTCGAGGCGGATGTGCACCGACGCCGGCGAGCCCGCCGGGACGTGCACGTTCACGTGGGCCTGCGAACCCTGCTGCATCACGGTGCACGGGGGCAGCCCGCGGCGCCAGGGACGGAGGGCCTCGTCGGTGAGCGCCTGGTGGGCGGCCTCGTCGGTCGAGGCGTCCACGCCCATGCCGGCGAGGATGCCGACGACGGTGGCGTCGTCCACCTCGGTCAGGCGACCCTTCCAGTCCCAGAACTCGGTGGAGATGCCGAAGGCAGCGGCGAGGTCGGCCAGCACGCGGTTGGTCAAGGGCATGCCCTCAACCCTAGTGCAGTCGGGGCCTCCCGACCGAAACTTCAGGCGGGGTCGGCCTCGAACGGCTGGACGAGGCGGCGCAGCAGCGCGGCGATCTGCTCGCGCTCCCCCATCGACAGGCCGTCGAGGATGTGCTGCTCGCGCTCGAGCAGGTCGGCCAGGGCCGCCTCGACGAGCTCGCGTCCGGGCGTGAGCAGCCGGACGCGCACCCCACGACGGTCGCGCGGATCGGGGAGGCGCTCGACCAAGCCGCGCGCGGCGAGGCGGTCGATGCGGTTGGTCATGGTGCCGGAGGTCGACAGGGTCTGCTGGATCAGCTGGCCGGGCGACAGCTCGTAGGGCGGGCCCTCGCGGCGCAGCGCGGCGAGGACGTCGAACTCCCAGGTGTCGAGGCTGTGGATGGCGAAGGCGTCGCGACGCTCGAAGTCGAGATGGCGTGCCAAGCGGCTCACCCGCGAGAGGACGCGCAACGGGGACACGTCGAGGTCGGGCGTCTCACGGGCCCACGCCTGCAGGATCCTGTCCACCTCGTCCATCTTGCGTACCTCCTGGCTACCCAGCTCTCGGCAGCGAGAAGCTTGGTGTCGAGATTCTAGCCACCGAGATGCTTTGTACGAAGGTGTTGCACAAATCGTGACCGGGCCGTGCCCAAGTGCTCAGGCCGACGCCAGCGAGTGGTTCGCCACGTATCCGATCGACCGCGCGGCCAGGAGGCCGAGCAGGGCGGGTACCACGAGCGCCGTCATCACCCAGCCGAACGTGACCGCGTCGGGGGCCGAGGCGGCCAGCGCGGCGAAGATCGTCCCCGCCGCGCCGGTCAGCAGCGCGTTGCCGGTCGTCTCCCCCACCTGCAGCGAGCTGGTGTTGCGGCCGATCTCGGCGGCCGGCGAGAGCTGCATCGTGGCCAGCGCCGTGGACGAGCTCTGCAGCCCCATGCCCACCCCGGCGAGCAGGCTGGCGGCCAGCGGCAGCACCAGCGAGGACCCGCCCCACCAGCCCGCCACCGCGAGCAGCGCCGTCCCGGCCGCCACGCTGGTGGCGCCGGCGACGATGATCCGGTCGCGGGAGAGCCGCAGCCACGGGCGCGCCTGCAGCCAGGACCCGCCCATCCAGCCCACCGAGCCGAGCGTGATGACCACGCCGGCCAGCTGCAGCGGCACCCCGCGGGTGGTGAGCATGAGGGGCAGGAAGGCCTGGGTGCCGAAGAACGTCCCCGAGACGAGCAGGCGGGTGTTGACCACCGACGGCAGGCCGGACGCCGCGGGTGCGAACCCGCGGGGCATCAGCCTCCGGAACCACATCCCCACCAGGACCAGGCCGACGACCAGCCACAGCAGCGACAACGGCTCGAGCCGCTGCCCGGCCACCTGGAGCAGCGCGATGCCGGCCGCGACGGCCACGGCGGCGTGGACGGGCACGGGGTCGGCCTCGCCGGCGTCGGCGTCCGGTTCGCGCGCCGCGAGGTGCGCCAGCCCGGGCGCCATCAGGGCCAGACCGAGCGCCACGAACGGCAGCACCGCCCAGAACACCCAGTGCCACGAGAAGGTCTCGCTCAGCCACGCCGCGACGGCCGGCCCCACGAAGGAGGGCAGCATCCAGCAAGCGGAGTACCAGGTCATGACCCGCGCACGCTCGGCGGGGTCGTAGGCCACGGCGGTGACCACCATCAGCGTCAGCGCGACGGCCCCGCCGCCCAGGCCCTGGACGAACCGGCCGACCAGCAGCACCAGCATCCAGGGGGCGAGCGCCGCCACCACGACCCCGACGGCGAACACGACCAGCCCGACGAGCAGCGGGCGGACCGGGCCCACGGCGTCCGTGACCCGCCCGGCCACCACGATCGCCACCAGCTGCGCGATCATCACCGCCGTGAACGCCCACGCGTAGAGGTGGAGGTCGCCCAGGTCCGCGGCCGCGGCGGGCATGGCGGTGACCACGGCCATGCCCTCGAAGGCGACGGCCGTGACGCAGGTCAACAGGCCGACGGTCAGGGCGCGGCGCGAGGATGGGGCGGACACGATCCCCCATTCCACCACCCATTCGCGCCTAGGATGAAACGCATGACCCAGCTGACACCCGCACCCGGCTCGCAGACGGTCGTCGACGAGCGCACCGAGTTCCGGCTCGACGAGGGCGACCACGAGCGCTTCAGCCACTACGTGCCGAAGAACAAGCTCACCGAGGCGATGGTCATGGGGACGCCGGTCGTCGCCCTGTGCGGCAAGGTCTGGGTGCCCAGCCGCAACCCCGACCGGTTCCCGGTCTGCCCCGAGTGCAAGGAGATCTGGGAGACCTTCCGCGGCGGCGAGGGCGGTGGCGAGGGCGACGGCGGTCAGGAGTCATGACCCGGCCCCGGACGATCGTCGTCGTCCGCCACGGCAAGAGCTCGTGGAAGACCAACGACCCCGACATCGACCGCCCGCTGTCCCCGCGCGGCACGCGTGACGCGGTCGTGGCCGGCCAGCAGCTGGCGCCGCTCGGCGTCGACGTCGTCCTGGTCTCCCCCGCCACCCGCGCGCAGCAGACCTGGCAGTGCCTCGAGATGGGCGGCCTGGCGTGTGACGACGTGCGCACCACCGACGCGCTCTACCACGCGTGGACGCCCGAGGTCGTCGACATCCTCAAGGCCCTCCCCGCAGCCGCGCGCACCGTGGCGATCATCGGCCACGAGCCCACGCT
Proteins encoded:
- a CDS encoding acyl-CoA thioesterase, which translates into the protein MRLSEIEHAHVGGQKSVVLRFLAAPMDANVRGYVGGGKILEWIDKAGYAAAAAWSGHYSVTGYVGNIHLHRVVNVGDMVEVEARVVYTGRTSLQVVCTVTSHNPREDVRVTNTQCLLVFVAMDADGKPTPVPPFTPEDDWEREENERAQMLTAVRREVEEAMAVQVYSDATETCRETLRFLAAPTDVNWGGKVHGGYVMHWIMTAGKLVAERWFHGHARATYAGGFRFYRPMYIGDIVEVDARLIYTDGSEMHVSVWVRSGDPRRTELQTTTHCTIVYTALGEDDHEVPVRPWVPRLPEDRALERHATDLIQIRSRLGRSQPHQY
- a CDS encoding DUF3039 domain-containing protein, with product MTQLTPAPGSQTVVDERTEFRLDEGDHERFSHYVPKNKLTEAMVMGTPVVALCGKVWVPSRNPDRFPVCPECKEIWETFRGGEGGGEGDGGQES
- the malQ gene encoding 4-alpha-glucanotransferase, producing the protein MPLTNRVLADLAAAFGISTEFWDWKGRLTEVDDATVVGILAGMGVDASTDEAAHQALTDEALRPWRRGLPPCTVMQQGSQAHVNVHVPAGSPASVHIRLEEGGRWEAWQVDNHEPDREIDGAWVGEATFALPAELPLGYHRLVLETPGSTVEETLVVTPRFLGFPEAMGNRRVWGYATQLYSVRSANSWGMGDLIDLGDLATWSGTQHFADYLLVNPLHAAQPMPPLEPSPYLPSSRRYVNPLYVRPEFIPEYATLNENKRRRIADIKAELDKQLAGSDRIERNAIWLAKLAALRIVYDEGLSEVRMMAKESFVRAEGRTLSQFATWCVLVSTFGLNWREWPAEYLRPSSPEVAAFAAEYARDVDFFVWLQWVADNQLREAQSAARAAGMKVGIMNDLAVGVSRSSAEAWVLGDAFAQGVSVGAPPDHYNQLGQDWGQAPWRPDRLEDLSYAPFRAMVAGNLRHSGGLRVDHIMGLFRLWWIPEGLPPTEGAYVRYNHEAMVGILLLEAQRAGALVVGEDLGTVEPWVRDYLRDRGILGTSVAWFEMQDGGVPLPPEAYREYCMASVTTHDMPPTAGYLALDHIRLQHSLGMLTESLDEELALAERTFDTWNRGLVQRGFLVEGETDVAEKVLAMHRWIVASPARVLCAALTDAVGDRKTQNQPGTVDEYPNWRVPLSGPDGEPLSLEEVFRSERAARLAAVMNDFSVHAIGRR
- a CDS encoding isochorismatase family protein, producing MSTPTAPTARALVVVDVQNDFCEGGSLAVAGGAAVAASIAELLAGDHGYDVVVATRDHHIDPGAHFSDSPDYVDSWPPHCVVGTPGADFHPNLVSHPEFGAPDFAGVFDKGHYTAAYSGFEGTDAASGLGLADFLRERGVTAVDVVGIATDHCVNATARDAAAAGFDTSVLLDLTAAVTPANVPTLAEEWEDEGIWVSGTTENPETNENAVGLED
- a CDS encoding MarR family winged helix-turn-helix transcriptional regulator, producing MDEVDRILQAWARETPDLDVSPLRVLSRVSRLARHLDFERRDAFAIHSLDTWEFDVLAALRREGPPYELSPGQLIQQTLSTSGTMTNRIDRLAARGLVERLPDPRDRRGVRVRLLTPGRELVEAALADLLEREQHILDGLSMGEREQIAALLRRLVQPFEADPA
- a CDS encoding CGNR zinc finger domain-containing protein; its protein translation is MEEELADHELPGVEVTASALPHVPLPPWYERDPTLPRDTAGRCPTLGPFLLAVVGVLLTEATNIHLSGYADRVRPCEAPDCRTPFLDAGDGRRRRFCSPRCRARQSARARARVR
- a CDS encoding MFS transporter, with translation MSAPSSRRALTVGLLTCVTAVAFEGMAVVTAMPAAAADLGDLHLYAWAFTAVMIAQLVAIVVAGRVTDAVGPVRPLLVGLVVFAVGVVVAALAPWMLVLLVGRFVQGLGGGAVALTLMVVTAVAYDPAERARVMTWYSACWMLPSFVGPAVAAWLSETFSWHWVFWAVLPFVALGLALMAPGLAHLAAREPDADAGEADPVPVHAAVAVAAGIALLQVAGQRLEPLSLLWLVVGLVLVGMWFRRLMPRGFAPAASGLPSVVNTRLLVSGTFFGTQAFLPLMLTTRGVPLQLAGVVITLGSVGWMGGSWLQARPWLRLSRDRIIVAGATSVAAGTALLAVAGWWGGSSLVLPLAASLLAGVGMGLQSSSTALATMQLSPAAEIGRNTSSLQVGETTGNALLTGAAGTIFAALAASAPDAVTFGWVMTALVVPALLGLLAARSIGYVANHSLASA
- a CDS encoding histidine phosphatase family protein, with protein sequence MTRPRTIVVVRHGKSSWKTNDPDIDRPLSPRGTRDAVVAGQQLAPLGVDVVLVSPATRAQQTWQCLEMGGLACDDVRTTDALYHAWTPEVVDILKALPAAARTVAIIGHEPTLSDVIGTLAAPSRLGDEVAVKFPTSAIAVLTTRGDWDALAPGACTLEAFEVPRG